The genomic DNA gtttatattataaatactgagcgaagccgggtaatacagctagtactttataataactaattttttatatttttgcatttttatttgtatttttttgtatttcgcattttttggatttttaattgcatttgttttttatatgttgtatttataaaatgcaataaatcTAGAAAATAAAGTTACTTTCACTAGtttcatttttgagaaaaactttaattgcatacatatatgcgacGCCATACCTTGCAGTCAACCGGTAGTTTCCAATACTGAAGAGTGAAGCAATTTTTCTTTCTCGGCGAACGAACTCTACATGGTGCaatatttgtgagctgatttgaACTAATTTTAATCTTCCGaccgctttgatattttatttattttaacaacatAGGGGGCCAGCTCTAATTAAAGAAAGGAAATGTCTCTGATATATCGCTTCAGGAATTCATCAGAATCGACTGTCAGATCGTCACGATGGCAACTGGCTATCAGAAATGCCAGCTAACCTCGCCTCGAATTAACTTCACtggttatatatttatgtagtttaaCAGCTATAACAGTTAGTTTTTTCGCACTATCTCATATtcaattttcacaaaatttcacgaattctgaccaaatccttatcagctctaagttagtacataaagaatacaaatataaattttcagcttgatacgttcaggggtgtgggcaGAATaatgggcacaacatttttgacttttttaagaggaaaaacttccggtttattaaatttagtgatttttttttattttcatcacattgatacaagaattatacttgatttttttcgtgaagagcacacatgtttaagggtcGAACAAAATAgtcgaagaaaaatcgaacaagagtaaactgccacttccggttgacggatgtttaccaaattttatacataacttggtattaaggtttctgagaaaaacataaaaatcctccattctctagagtaaaaatactatttccgattcaggtaaaaatattagggtataaaatttataatttctattaaatgtaaaaagatacacctataaggggagtgTCCGAGCCAACAAacccacatggccgtgttttgggctcttacgggCGCGCACTCATTTTTACGAGGCGCGCTCATCTGTCAAACGAGACGCCCGCCATCCGCCGCCCGAGACGGTACTGGCGTAGCTGGTCTACCTTGCCTGACCAGCTGCAGCCAGcgtactcatccacagcccccgccataGAGGGGCACAGGCGCCGGCAAACTCCCCGGCTCGCCATTCTATGCGTCAATAAACGAGGATAACCCGAGCTGACTTGTCTAATTCCCCACCCCGCCCTGTTCCAGCACgtgctccagagcgagctgaacaCACATagagacgacgacacacacacacagccactggtcacccagcacacacacacacattacagCTCCTGAAGCTATCGTACATGGTCCTTCGAGTCGGGATGATCTACAGCGCTGGACTCTGTCGTCGGCATACCAGGTTGGTCGTCAGCCATTTTGTCTCTCCCGTTATTCCTTTGTGTTGGCTGTCCGCCATCTTGTAATCCCGCTTCCCTTTTGTTTAATGGCTTGGGTTTTTCCCCCCCCTTCTGTTTCACGGCGCGGGTTTCCCCCCCCGTGATATCGTTTCACCCCTCACAGTTTCTCGAAGTCATGACGACTCAATTGCGACGTCGTCGTGGCGCCCTTCGGGGAAGGCTGACGAAGCTCACGAATCTGGTCGACCAATTACCGCCGAGCGTGACCCGACTCGAATATAAGCTCGAGGAGGCGCGCCAGCTGCGTCTCGATTTCTTGGACACGCAGTCCGAGTTAGAAGCGTTAGAGCTCAAAGAGGCGGAGGAGTCCGCGCTGACATGGGACGAATTTGAGGACGCCTATTTGGCATATACAGATGCAGTGCTGGACAAACTAGATGCCGCAAAGAGCATCACCTTGTCGGGAGGAACCTCCCCCCAAGCGACCTTTTCCCGGTCGATCAAACCGTCCGTCGCACTGTTGACCAACTCGCTACTCCCCCAGTGGACCAACCCATTCGTCTCCCGGCACTAGAACTGCCAACATTCGATGGGAAGCTCGAAGATTGGCCCCAGTTCTCCCAACGCTTCCAAGCCGCAATAGACGGCAGTAAAGTGGATTCAGTCCGCTTCCAATATCTTACTGCCAGTCTTACCGGTGAGGCCCGCAACATTCTCCGCGGCCTCGACTGTGCGGAAGGGGCCTTCACCACCGCTTGGTCCATTCTCGAGGACCGGTACAACAATAAGAGGTTGTTGGTCCAGAGACACGTCCAGGCATTGCTCAACGCTGAGCCTGTGGGCCATGACGTCGGTCAAGGGTTGCGGCGGCTGTTGGATGACATCACCATGCATACCCGCACCCTCGGGTCCATGGGCGTCCCCGTCGTCACATGGGACGACATCCTCGTATCTTCCTTGTCGTCCAAGCTGGACCGGTACACTGCCCGGCAATGGGACAAGCAATCGGTCAAGTACGAGGACTGGACATTCGACAAATTTCTCACGTTCCTCCGGTTTCAGTGCCAAGTGCAGATGAACGGCGAGGCCATCGAGAGGATGCACCAGCCGCGTCCGTGCATACAGGCGGTTACCGGGACTTCCGCTCATCACGAGAGAGTCAAGGCAGTTTCCTGCCCTAAGTGTCGGGGTGAACATGTGCTCCACTCATGCTCCTCGTTCCGGGACCTGGCCCCACCAGAGCGAATCAGCCTGGTCCGAAGGGCAAACCTCTGCAGGAACTGCCTGCGTCCTGGCCACCAGACGACAGCTTGCAAGAGCCAAACTCGTTGCTCCCACTGTCGTACCTACACCACACACTTTTGCACGCCGAGTTTACTCGGACTCCAAAACACTTCAACGCTGCTCCTGTCCCAAGGGCTGCAAGCGTCGCTAACGAAGCGCCACACGCGCCTAGCCTTCATTCCCTGCATTCAACCGTCAGGGCAGCAACAACCCCTCGCACCATTCTGTTATCCACAGTGGTGTTGTCTGCCCGTGGAGGCGATGGGCGTTGGCATAAGTGTCGAGCACTGCTCGACAGTGGGTCAGAGATGAACATCATCTCCAATGACCTGCGTCAGCGGTTGAACATCCAACCGCATGCATTGAATGCAAGCATGGTCGGGGTAGGCTGTAAGGAAACGCCAATCTCCCAGGGCGTAGTCTTGCACGTTGCTCCTCGGGGGTCGAGGAGCCATGCCAAAATAAAGGAGATGGAGTTTTTAGTGATCCCTAAGATCACGAACAATGTTCCATCCAGAGACCTGTCGGAATTACGGCTGGGGTTGCCCCAGCGTATTTACCTGGCTGACCCCACATTTGATTCGCCGGGGGCAGTCGACATGGTCCTCGGATGCTTGGCATTCCATCAGTCCCTTAAAGACGGTAGGAGGAATATTTCCATTCCTCCCTCACTCGCCAGCGAACGGGGCTCTACCATTCACCTGTTGAACACTTCGTTCGGCTGGGTTGTTAGTGGGGAGCTGGGCTCAGTCCCaacaaccaaccgctccgggAACTGCCATCAAAAAGCTTCTCGTGATCCGTCGGCGGACCGAAGAGTTCCGTTGCCAAAGCCTAGGGAACCCGCTTCTAAAAGAAGCCGCGGTAAACCCGCACCCGTTGTTCCTCATTTCATCcgaccttcccaacccagctccAAAAACTCCTGGTCAATTCCTAGCTGGCGAACCACTGGTTGCTCAACAGCGGGAGGATCTGCTCAATCAGCCCGCAGCACGGGCGCTACCGCACCAGCATCTGCAGCAGCGGGCAGAGATGGTCGCTGGAGGAGTGCGGCACACTCCTTCAACAGCAACACCAGGAAGTCAGCCCAACGAGTAGCTCGACTACCGACCGAGCGGCATGCAGAACATGGGGCGAGTCACGTTGGTGCTTCCTGGGCACGACGGCGTCGCACGAATTATCACCCTGTGCACTCAGAGGGGCATCACCGACAGGACAGCTGGCGAGACGCTCGTTGGCCCCCTGACCAGCCGACTAGGCCTGGGTGCACTCACTGTTCTCCCGCCCCCATATAATTTTGTCTTTTGTGTTTTTTCTTGTTCTGTGTGAAACTTATAACAAAAATGTTTGTGCCAATGTAGTAGTGGTTTGCTTGTGGTGCGCTAATTGACGCTTGATCCTTTAAGTTAATTTTGTGTTTGTGCCAGTGTAGTTGGTTTGGTTGTGGTGCGCTAATTGACGCTGTATCCATtaagtttgttttgttttcttttggtTGCTAATGACACTTTACCCTTGTAGTAGTTGGTTTGGTTTTTTTTGTCGGTGtgctataatgtttttttttgcacttttaACCATGGGGGCTGGCTTTAGTTCCTAAGAAGATGTTTGTTACCACTGCTCTGTTTGTTTGTTGTCTGCTTTGTTATTATGTTAACTTTCTTGAAATATTGTGAATATTCCAACCCCGGGGAGTATGTCCGAGCCAACAAacccacatggccgtgttttgggctcttacgggCGCGCACTCATTTTTACGAGGCGCGCTCATCTGTCAAACGAGACGCCCGCCATCCGCCGCCCGAGACGGTACTGGCGTAGCTGGTCTACCTTGCCTGACCAGCTGCAGCCAGcgtactcatccacagcccccgccataGAGGGGCACAGGCGCCGGCAAACTCCCCGGCTCGCCATTCTATGCGTCAATAAACGAGGATAACCCGAGCTGACTTGTCTAATTCCCCACCCCGCCCTGTTCCAGCACgtgctccagagcgagctgaacaCACATagagacgacgacacacacacacagccactggtcacccagcacacacacacacattacagCTCCTGAAGCTATCGTACAGGGAGTTACCATTTCCAGtcgacttaaaaatttgaaaaaaataatattagtgtcgataagaatttcagtaaccgatactaagtttcagttcgataggactaacggtgttcaaaaaatccccaaaatacagacacacagacacagtTGAGTTGCTTAACAATTCATTTGTAAGAAGTCATCTGGAATTTGCTAGTACTGAATACTTTCTAGCGCGTATATGTTAATAATATTTAGAcgcgtaaataaaaaaatccattccAAATGCAATTCCAGATCATTGTGAAGAACCAGAATGATCATTTCGTTTCCCACtctaggaggaaaatttattatttttgttttatggatattaggatcctattccaatgtccaatccAATCCCTTCGTGATTCatcattatttcaaattaattctcactcgtctctcgacgctccgtgagaacggacgtgccgaagacgtactctctgtgcgagcgctcataatacagcgatacgccataccgtcaaaaaacccacaccttttaacatacaccacaaacaccccccacaaaacgaacaccaaacgaacacatgttggcaccatgcgaggatccaacctgaaaaagcgaattaagaagacactgataactacaaccgaagctcctcaaccaggctgctctcagaccgctcagatggagaccgagtggcagtttccaaaacatacggcaaagaacgtgaaagatgttgctcctgaatttaaaattcaggagaaaaacaaatttgaagggctcttggaagtttccgatgtccccagaagcggtggaagaatcccgcccatcatcatgacagctactggcactcacggcagcatgatcgagtcgatcaagaagtttataaaagacttcacaatgacttacattggtcaaaataatgtcaagatacaatgtaaaagtcttgaagactttaaaaaacttcgggatggattgacaccagaccgacaattccataccttttccaggaaggaggaaaaggaaataaaaagtgtcgtacgtggcttgccgaaattgccggaagctgatattaaagatgacatcatcagacagggattccctgtaaccaaagtcatacagatgaagacgaaggagcctaggagcaacgccaccgagctatacttggtgttcttcgagccatcggtatcggcaaagaagattaaagaaatccggtacatctgttacacaaaggtcagtgtcgttaaatatactagtaaatcacaaaatattactcaatgtttcagatgccaagaatatggacacgctgcgaaaaactgcaatcggcaggccaagtgcgtcaaatgtgccggcactcacctcaccgcacaatgcaatcaaggaatagttacccctgctgtctgctcaggctgttcaggatctcaccccgctaacttcaaagactgtccaaaaagacagagctatctgaaaatgctggaatcgaggaagaatcgagcatcaattgtcaaagccaacccttggaaactcccagtggtgcagccacaaaatatcccggtcgttaacgatcataacttcccaaagctaccgaccattaaaactccgtcaccaaatatcccaaatatccctaaaaaaccccaccaaccaaccaatcccaacattcaaccaacaacagacctaacttccatggcgtctatgacgaagatgttgaagatcctccaggagattcgtgccaaggccagtggttgcaccgacaaactagagctggcactcatgcttgtcgaatatctcgatgtctttgattaacgggaggcgactgaacattctagcttggaatgctcgtggacttaagaataagattgacgaactagagtcggcgatcggtgagtactgtgttgacatagttttaatctccgagaccttcttaaaacctcatatccgtattaacctacctaactttaactgctatcgcgaagaccgagaacagcatggagggggagttgccatttttataaaatcgtcaattaaacattgtcgcgtaataaccccgccactaaaaaatttagaactaaccgccatcgaactaacaattaacaacacccttcacatagtagcatccgcttacaatcctccccaaaaacgattattggcatccgatcttaacaaaatatttaacattggtagttcggtagtggtagctggtgactttaatgccaaacatccgttatggagttgcgtaaacactgaccaacaaggcacaactctttttaaatacattcaattaacagatacaatcttacttcatccggatacatacacacactatcccacaaataactcacaaccatccacactagatcttgtcctcgtcaagaactgcccaaaaatatcgacaccaaatgcccttcaaaccctgtcgtctgatcatctcccgataatcttctcaatcgacgggaaacccgaggaaatcatcaagcatagttgggattacgggagagctaactggcgagagttcaagtcgtacataaatgaccaaaccattctaacttctaccacactcacaaacaaaaccgaaatcgacagctccataatacacctaacggaatcaataactcgatccaaacaccttcacatacctaagacacaatacattgaacacaaattagagataactgactttgttgcaaatctaattaaaagtaaaaataaactccgtaaaatttggcaaacatcaaaaaatccagcattgaaaacattaattaataagctcacatatcaaattaaaattagaatcaaagaaatcaaaaatgaagcttggtctaaaaaattagaaaaattgagctcagttgatggctctctatggaaattagctaaagcgattcgcaggacaaaaaactcgattcctccattagatgatgcaggaatctcagtgacgcgtgattgcgacaaagcagaactattatcaaaatccttccaaaaacatcacacactcacacaacattacaatcacataccaacgcataataaagtcaaccggtccattaaaatcatcacaaaaactcccactaacagtactaaaaatataaaattggtgcatccgtgtgaaatccaaaatataatacgtaatttaaaaaataaaaaggcacctgggcgagattcaatagataacatcacaatcaaacaacttccatttaaagctttagtctcactatctaaaatattcaacgcatgtttactcaccgggtatttcccagaatactggaaaacagccaacgtaattcccatacttaagcccgataaaagctcaaaaaacccggccaattatcgacccattagcttactttgcacgctttcaaaaattctggaaaaaataatctacacacgtttacttaaagtcgtaaataagaaattaataaatgaacaatttggatttcgcactggacattccacgacccaacaactaacaagactaactgaacacgtgacgaagaactttaatatgaagagaagtaccggaatggtatgtctcgacatagaaaaggccttcgacacggtttggcacgatggactcattcataagctccttattaacaaaataccaaactacctaattctcatcatcaaatcgtacttaactcgtagaaagctagtggttagcgtaaataatgaattatcgtctccaaaaataatcgcagctggcgttccgcaggggagcttgcttggcccactcttgttctccatatatataaatgacatacctattccaaaaaactgtcacatagccctatatgcagatgatacagcttgcttcacaagtagcaaaaaaccagacactattcttaaaaatcttgaatttgcaattaaaacaatgactgaacacttcactaagtggaaaattcaaattaatcaaaccaaaacagacgccatattctttagtgttagaaaacataagccaagttcagatctgaaaatcccctctggagaaagtctgaaatggcagtcagtaataaaatatttaggagtaacgtttgataaaagaatgagatgggcacctcacattgaggcagcgaaatgcaaggcgatgcggggtatatcctcaatatatccaatatttaatcgccatagttctttatcaacgctaaataaaataaaattatatcgcgcgctcatattaccattattaacctatgcttcacctgtatggaataacgcctcgaatactaacctttccaagctccaagtaatacaaaataaatcccttaaaataatttataatacacccatatatactaacctgaaaaaactgcatgctatatataatattccgtttgttacagacattactaacaaactaaccagtagattctatgaaagaatcactaataaccatactaacacacttgtgaagagtctcggtgattacaacaaaatgtctatacccttcaggtataaacacagattacctaaacacaatctgctttaggtcatcgactttagatagtctttaattaatattatgtattagatgtattatgaacatttataaggattgtaaataggtttttgagctctttttcctattatgctttagattaacattagaataatataatactgtgattactaaccaaattaaattaaaattgtaaaatagaaaatgatcagtagatcagtagctattaaaatagatataagatttattgtgaacataatttcgtaataataaaaagcatttaaaaatcaaaaaatcaaattaatccctgttctaccTTTACCTATCTCTACCAgtaattactttttattccTTCTCGTATTGATTCTTTTT from Arctopsyche grandis isolate Sample6627 chromosome 1, ASM5162203v2, whole genome shotgun sequence includes the following:
- the LOC143908958 gene encoding uncharacterized protein LOC143908958; this encodes MIISFPTLGGKFIIFVLWILGSYSNVQSNPFVIHHYFKLILTRLSTLRENGRAEDVLSVRALIIQRYAIPSKNPHLLTYTTNTPHKTNTKRTHVGTMRGSNLKKRIKKTLITTTEAPQPGCSQTAQMETEWQFPKHTAKNVKDVAPEFKIQEKNKFEGLLEVSDVPRSGGRIPPIIMTATGTHGSMIESIKKFIKDFTMTYIGQNNVKIQCKSLEDFKKLRDGLTPDRQFHTFSRKEEKEIKSVVRGLPKLPEADIKDDIIRQGFPVTKVIQMKTKEPRSNATELYLVFFEPSVSAKKIKEIRCQEYGHAAKNCNRQAKCVKCAGTHLTAQCNQGIVTPAVCSGCSGSHPANFKDCPKRQSYLKMLESRKNRASIVKANPWKLPVVQPQNIPVVNDHNFPKLPTIKTPSPNIPNIPKKPHQPTNPNIQPTTDLTSMASMTKMLKILQEIRAKASGCTDKLELALMLVEYLDVFD